The Deinococcus roseus genome window below encodes:
- a CDS encoding glycine C-acetyltransferase, giving the protein MTRPLLAHLQQETETLKDTGYYKNEHQIKSPQRADIQLQDGRHVLNFCANNYLGLADDGRIIEKAAQALSEYGFGMASVRFICGTQTIHKDLERRVSAFLGTEDTILYTSCFDANGGLFETILSEQDAVISDELNHASIIDGVRLCKARRFRYKNNDMQDLEAQLQAAEAAGARFKLIATDGVFSMDGTIANLQGICDLAEKYDAYVMVDDSHAVGFIGENGRGTPEFCGVSDRVDIYTGTFGKALGGASGGYTSGRKEIVEWLRQRSRPYLFSNSVAPNIVAATLATLDILETEGKALRAKLQANSQLFRKEMTALGFDLVPGEHPIIPVMLGDAVLAGNMAKEMLDLGVYVVGFSFPVVPRGKARIRTQMSAGHETEHIERAVKAFEQAGKKVGAI; this is encoded by the coding sequence ATGACACGACCTCTGCTTGCCCACCTTCAGCAGGAAACAGAGACCCTGAAAGACACCGGGTATTACAAAAATGAACACCAGATCAAAAGCCCCCAGCGTGCCGACATCCAGTTGCAAGACGGACGCCACGTCCTGAACTTCTGTGCCAACAACTACCTGGGTCTGGCAGATGATGGGCGCATCATCGAGAAAGCCGCCCAGGCCCTCTCTGAGTACGGTTTTGGCATGGCCAGTGTGCGCTTCATCTGTGGTACCCAGACCATTCACAAAGACCTGGAACGGCGGGTCAGTGCTTTTCTGGGTACGGAAGACACCATCCTGTACACCAGTTGTTTTGATGCCAACGGCGGCCTCTTCGAGACCATCCTGTCCGAGCAGGACGCCGTCATCTCCGATGAACTGAACCACGCTTCCATCATTGACGGGGTCAGGCTTTGCAAGGCCAGACGTTTCAGGTACAAAAACAATGACATGCAGGATCTGGAGGCTCAGCTTCAGGCGGCAGAAGCTGCAGGAGCACGCTTCAAGCTGATTGCCACCGATGGGGTGTTCAGCATGGACGGCACCATTGCAAATTTGCAGGGCATCTGCGATCTGGCCGAAAAATACGATGCCTACGTGATGGTGGACGACAGCCACGCTGTGGGTTTCATCGGAGAAAATGGCCGGGGCACCCCCGAATTCTGCGGGGTGTCTGACCGCGTGGACATCTACACCGGGACTTTTGGCAAAGCCCTGGGAGGAGCCAGTGGCGGTTACACCTCTGGTCGCAAGGAAATTGTGGAATGGCTGCGCCAGCGTTCCAGACCCTACCTGTTCTCCAATTCGGTGGCCCCCAACATTGTGGCTGCCACCCTTGCCACCCTGGACATTCTGGAAACCGAAGGCAAAGCCCTGAGGGCCAAACTGCAGGCCAACAGCCAGCTTTTCCGCAAAGAGATGACTGCCCTGGGCTTTGATCTGGTTCCGGGAGAGCACCCCATCATTCCCGTGATGCTGGGAGACGCTGTGCTGGCAGGCAACATGGCAAAAGAGATGCTGGACCTGGGGGTGTATGTGGTGGGGTTCAGTTTCCCGGTGGTCCCCAGAGGAAAGGCCCGCATTCGCACCCAGATGAGTGCAGGCCATGAAACCGAACACATTGAGCGTGCTGTGAAAGCCTTTGAGCAGGCAGGCAAAAAGGTGGGTGCCATATGA
- the tdh gene encoding L-threonine 3-dehydrogenase, producing the protein MKALAKLEAKEGIWMTEVQKPEVGPNDLLIRIRKSSICGTDVHIYKWDSWAQQTIPVPMHVGHEYMGVVEEMGSEVRGFSIGDRVSGEGHITCGHCRNCRAGRRHLCRNTLGVGVNRPGSFAEYLVIPAFNAFKLPDNIPDEIASILDPFGNAVHTALSFDLVGEDVLVTGAGPIGIMAAAVAKHVGARNVVITDVNDYRLNLARKFGVTRAVNVAKENLQDIMHDLDMHEGFDVGLEMSGSGPAFNQMLTHMNHGGKVALLGIPASGVTIDWNNVIFKGLVIKGIYGREMFETWYKMVAILQSGLDLTPILTHRFSIDDYEKGFQTMISGQSGKVILDWN; encoded by the coding sequence ATGAAAGCCCTGGCCAAACTGGAAGCAAAAGAAGGCATCTGGATGACCGAGGTGCAGAAGCCCGAGGTGGGTCCCAACGACCTCCTCATCCGCATCAGGAAATCCTCCATCTGTGGAACCGATGTGCACATCTACAAGTGGGACAGCTGGGCCCAGCAAACCATTCCAGTCCCCATGCATGTGGGCCATGAATACATGGGTGTGGTGGAGGAGATGGGTTCCGAGGTGCGCGGCTTTTCCATTGGAGACCGGGTTTCGGGTGAAGGACACATCACCTGCGGGCACTGCCGCAACTGCAGGGCAGGCAGACGTCACCTGTGCAGAAACACGCTGGGGGTTGGGGTCAACCGCCCTGGTTCTTTTGCGGAATACCTGGTGATTCCAGCCTTCAATGCCTTTAAGCTGCCAGACAACATCCCGGATGAAATCGCTTCGATTCTGGATCCCTTTGGCAACGCCGTGCACACTGCGCTTTCCTTCGATCTGGTTGGGGAAGATGTGCTGGTGACCGGAGCAGGCCCCATCGGCATCATGGCGGCTGCAGTGGCAAAACACGTGGGAGCCAGAAATGTGGTGATCACCGATGTCAACGATTACCGCCTGAACCTGGCCCGCAAATTTGGCGTCACCAGGGCCGTCAATGTGGCAAAAGAGAACCTGCAGGACATCATGCATGACCTGGACATGCACGAGGGCTTCGATGTGGGGCTGGAGATGAGTGGCAGTGGTCCAGCTTTCAACCAGATGCTCACCCACATGAATCATGGGGGCAAGGTGGCTTTGCTGGGCATTCCTGCCAGTGGCGTCACCATCGACTGGAACAATGTGATCTTCAAGGGCCTGGTGATCAAGGGCATCTATGGGCGCGAGATGTTCGAAACGTGGTACAAGATGGTGGCCATCTTGCAGAGCGGTCTGGATTTGACCCCCATCCTGACCCACCGTTTTTCCATTGATGATTATGAAAAAGGTTTTCAGACCATGATTTCCGGTCAGTCCGGGAAAGTCATTCTGGACTGGAATTGA
- a CDS encoding alpha-E domain-containing protein gives MLSRLAENLFWMGRYVERAENIARLLDVNYHATLEAPKWFPVRWEPLLRITTSQESFQEHFPEVTPYNVPVWLAIHPSNNSSIRGCITAARENARSLRDRIPSEMWEVINREYFKLGFANQELINEDGLHSYCITARDASHLFFGIAEATLPRDEGWLFLQAGRMLERADSVLRMLAEYYQDIPTAAQNQVEIQNHHWMAVLKSVSAYEGYRKQYQSRLEPARIAAFLMQSQTFPRSVIYNLQTLKNILEELADLTQHSSREISRKLGWLIAQLDYGVPMDSLLSGNTQMLRDMADALWKISDDMGRLYFLARYA, from the coding sequence ATGCTGAGTAGACTTGCAGAAAACCTGTTCTGGATGGGCAGGTACGTGGAAAGGGCCGAAAACATTGCCCGCCTTCTTGATGTGAATTACCACGCCACCCTGGAAGCCCCCAAATGGTTCCCGGTGCGCTGGGAGCCGCTTTTAAGAATCACCACCTCCCAGGAGAGCTTTCAGGAACACTTCCCGGAAGTGACCCCCTACAACGTTCCGGTGTGGCTTGCCATTCACCCCAGCAACAACTCCAGCATCCGGGGCTGCATCACCGCAGCACGGGAAAACGCCCGCAGCCTGAGGGACCGCATCCCCAGCGAAATGTGGGAGGTCATCAACCGGGAGTACTTCAAACTGGGGTTTGCCAACCAGGAACTCATCAACGAAGACGGGCTGCACAGTTACTGCATCACGGCCAGAGATGCCAGCCATCTGTTCTTTGGGATTGCAGAAGCCACCCTGCCCAGAGATGAAGGCTGGCTGTTCCTGCAGGCCGGGCGCATGCTGGAACGCGCAGACAGCGTCTTGAGGATGCTGGCGGAATACTACCAGGACATTCCCACCGCTGCCCAGAACCAGGTGGAAATCCAGAACCACCACTGGATGGCTGTTCTGAAAAGCGTCTCTGCTTACGAGGGCTACCGCAAACAATACCAGTCCAGACTGGAACCTGCCCGCATTGCGGCCTTTCTGATGCAGAGCCAGACTTTTCCAAGAAGCGTGATTTACAATCTGCAGACCCTGAAGAACATCCTGGAAGAACTCGCAGACCTGACCCAGCACAGCTCCCGCGAGATCTCCCGCAAACTGGGCTGGCTGATCGCACAGCTGGATTACGGGGTTCCCATGGACAGCCTGTTGTCTGGCAACACCCAGATGCTCCGGGACATGGCAGATGCCCTCTGGAAGATCAGCGACGACATGGGCCGCCTGTACTTCCTGGCGAGGTACGCATGA
- a CDS encoding DivIVA domain-containing protein, producing MNITPFDIRSQEFSGAVSGYNRREVKQFLENLSGEYEQMLVNANDLQTRIQHLEVQLGQLRSGEDDLKRAVISAGQIAHQMKENAQREAEIIKREAEAIREQAERDAQAYLDQARKRADEILREANLERDRMYSEAHSRVQEMQTGLEQVKSEKAQFLAQYRAMLKAFLELSAKHPE from the coding sequence ATGAACATCACACCGTTCGACATTCGCAGTCAGGAATTTTCGGGTGCCGTCAGTGGCTACAACCGCCGGGAAGTCAAACAGTTTCTGGAGAACCTCTCGGGCGAATATGAACAGATGCTGGTGAACGCCAACGACCTGCAGACCCGCATCCAGCATCTGGAAGTGCAGCTGGGGCAGTTGCGTTCTGGGGAAGATGACCTGAAGCGTGCCGTGATTTCTGCAGGCCAGATTGCCCACCAGATGAAGGAAAATGCCCAGCGTGAGGCGGAAATCATCAAACGTGAAGCGGAAGCCATCCGTGAACAGGCCGAAAGGGATGCCCAGGCTTACCTGGACCAGGCCCGCAAGCGTGCCGATGAAATCCTCAGGGAGGCCAACCTGGAGCGGGACCGCATGTACTCTGAAGCCCACTCCAGGGTGCAGGAAATGCAGACCGGTCTGGAGCAGGTCAAGTCCGAAAAAGCCCAGTTTCTGGCCCAGTACCGGGCCATGCTGAAGGCCTTCCTGGAATTGAGTGCAAAACACCCAGAGTAA
- a CDS encoding ABC transporter substrate-binding protein, which produces MKKWMSMIGIASLTLALGQAAAQGVTLTIACGAVGQELEMCKTGVAAWAKKTGNTVKVFESPNLTNDRLALYQQQLAAKSDTIDVYQIDVVWPGILYNHFVDLKGKVPASEIDDHFPAIIDANTVGSKLVAIPWFTDAGLLYYRTDLLQKYGYKSAPKTWSELATMAVKIQNGERKANKSFQGFVFQGKDYEGLTCDALEWIYSYGGGTIVDKNGKVTINNVYARQALTQAASWVKKIAPEGVTTYAEEDARGIFQSGNAAFMRNWPYAWSLGQGEDSKVKGKIGVAPLPRGGNNGKNAATLGGWQLAVSSYSKNQAAAIELVRYLAGPEEQKRRAIEASYNPTIKSLYQDKDVLKANPFFGSLYNVFTSAVARPSGVTGLKYNQVSQAFSGAVHNALTGKQTPAAVLKQLESDLNRIKGRGW; this is translated from the coding sequence ATGAAAAAGTGGATGTCCATGATTGGAATCGCTTCATTGACCCTGGCCCTGGGTCAGGCTGCTGCTCAAGGTGTCACCCTGACGATTGCATGTGGAGCGGTCGGCCAGGAACTGGAAATGTGCAAAACAGGGGTGGCCGCATGGGCCAAAAAGACCGGCAACACCGTCAAGGTCTTTGAATCCCCCAACCTCACCAACGACCGTCTGGCCCTCTACCAGCAGCAACTCGCTGCCAAGAGCGACACCATCGATGTCTACCAGATTGACGTGGTCTGGCCTGGCATTCTCTACAACCACTTCGTCGACCTGAAAGGCAAAGTGCCTGCCAGCGAAATCGACGATCACTTCCCTGCCATCATCGATGCCAACACCGTGGGCAGCAAACTGGTGGCCATCCCCTGGTTCACCGATGCCGGTCTGCTGTATTACCGCACCGATCTGCTGCAGAAGTATGGCTACAAGTCTGCTCCCAAAACCTGGAGCGAACTGGCCACCATGGCCGTCAAGATCCAGAACGGTGAGAGAAAAGCCAACAAGAGCTTTCAGGGCTTTGTCTTCCAGGGCAAAGACTACGAAGGCCTCACCTGTGATGCCCTCGAGTGGATTTACTCTTATGGGGGTGGCACCATTGTCGACAAGAACGGCAAAGTGACCATCAACAATGTGTATGCCCGTCAAGCCCTGACACAGGCTGCCAGCTGGGTGAAGAAAATCGCTCCCGAAGGCGTGACCACCTACGCTGAAGAAGATGCCCGCGGCATCTTCCAGTCCGGCAACGCTGCTTTCATGCGCAACTGGCCCTACGCCTGGTCTCTCGGACAGGGCGAGGACAGCAAAGTCAAAGGCAAGATCGGTGTTGCTCCGCTGCCCAGAGGAGGCAACAACGGCAAGAATGCGGCAACGCTGGGTGGCTGGCAACTGGCGGTGTCCAGTTACAGCAAAAACCAGGCTGCTGCCATCGAACTGGTGCGCTACCTGGCGGGTCCCGAAGAGCAGAAGCGCCGTGCGATTGAGGCTTCTTACAACCCCACCATCAAGTCTCTTTACCAGGACAAAGACGTGCTGAAGGCCAACCCCTTCTTCGGCAGCCTGTACAACGTGTTCACCAGCGCTGTGGCCCGTCCTTCCGGCGTGACCGGACTGAAGTACAACCAGGTCTCCCAGGCCTTCTCCGGCGCTGTTCACAATGCCCTCACGGGCAAACAGACCCCTGCTGCCGTCCTGAAGCAACTGGAAAGCGACCTCAACCGCATCAAAGGTCGTGGCTGGTAA
- a CDS encoding circularly permuted type 2 ATP-grasp protein → MPAVSFTQQAFNEVYSTPDQVRGHYHVLMDQLSKLGEQEFERRASLSDLSFRNQGITFTVYGDAQGTERTIPFDMLPRIIPAQEWQTLERGLKQRVKAINLFLQDLYGSQRILKDRKVPYDLIHSSPNFRREMFGIQVPYGVYTHVVGSDLIRDEQGNYRILEDNLRCPSGVSYVLANRTAMTRIFPRLFRQYRVRPVQHYTTALLELLHSLSPRQMEEPTIVVLSPGIYNSAYFEHAFLAQQMGVELVEGRDLFVSEGKVFMRTTYGRAQVDVIYRRIDDDFLDPAAFRPDSALGVPGLMQAVRAGNVALANAPGAGIADDKAVYPYVPEMIRYYLSEEPILDNVETFSGTKSQDLVYMLENAQDLVFKPVGESGGYGMLIGPQASRQEIQDYLQKVKANPRNFIAQPTISLSVHPSYYKDTGNFEPCHIDLRPFILMGQDTTIIPGGLTRVALKRGSLVVNSSQGGGSKDTWVLEDDDFPQQQNLLESPVSFPDLEDHQPDLALEAIRAAQEAQQQ, encoded by the coding sequence ATGCCAGCAGTGTCTTTCACGCAACAGGCGTTCAATGAGGTGTATTCCACTCCCGATCAGGTGCGGGGACATTACCATGTCCTGATGGACCAGCTGTCCAAACTGGGAGAGCAGGAGTTTGAACGTCGGGCCAGCCTCAGTGACCTGAGCTTTCGCAACCAGGGCATCACATTCACGGTGTACGGAGATGCCCAGGGAACAGAACGGACCATCCCGTTTGACATGCTCCCCAGGATCATTCCGGCCCAGGAATGGCAAACCCTGGAACGGGGTCTGAAGCAACGGGTCAAGGCCATCAATTTGTTCCTGCAGGACCTGTATGGCTCCCAGCGCATCTTGAAAGACAGAAAAGTCCCATACGATCTGATCCATTCCAGCCCCAACTTCAGGCGCGAGATGTTCGGGATTCAGGTGCCTTATGGGGTTTACACCCATGTGGTCGGGTCGGACCTGATCCGGGATGAGCAGGGGAATTACCGCATTCTGGAAGACAACCTGCGCTGCCCCAGTGGGGTCAGTTATGTGCTGGCCAACCGCACCGCCATGACCCGCATTTTTCCCAGACTGTTCAGGCAGTACAGGGTGCGTCCGGTGCAGCATTACACCACCGCATTGCTGGAACTTTTGCACAGCCTCTCGCCCAGGCAAATGGAAGAACCCACCATTGTGGTGCTCTCTCCGGGCATCTACAACAGTGCCTATTTTGAACACGCTTTCCTGGCCCAGCAGATGGGTGTGGAACTGGTGGAAGGCCGTGACCTCTTTGTCTCAGAAGGCAAGGTGTTCATGCGCACCACTTATGGACGGGCGCAAGTGGATGTGATTTACCGCCGCATCGACGATGACTTTCTGGACCCAGCAGCTTTCAGGCCAGACAGTGCCCTGGGTGTTCCTGGTCTGATGCAGGCGGTGAGGGCAGGAAACGTGGCCCTTGCCAATGCACCCGGGGCTGGCATCGCAGACGACAAGGCTGTATACCCTTACGTGCCAGAGATGATCCGGTACTACCTCTCCGAAGAGCCCATCCTGGACAACGTAGAGACCTTCTCTGGAACCAAAAGTCAGGACCTGGTGTACATGCTGGAAAACGCCCAGGACCTGGTGTTCAAACCTGTGGGTGAATCGGGCGGATATGGCATGCTGATTGGCCCTCAGGCTTCCAGACAGGAGATTCAGGATTACCTTCAGAAAGTCAAAGCCAATCCCAGAAACTTCATTGCCCAGCCCACCATCTCCCTGAGCGTGCATCCCAGTTACTACAAGGACACGGGCAACTTTGAACCCTGTCACATCGACCTCAGGCCCTTCATTCTGATGGGGCAGGACACCACCATCATTCCCGGAGGCCTCACACGTGTGGCCCTCAAACGCGGATCACTGGTGGTCAACAGCTCACAGGGCGGCGGGTCAAAAGACACCTGGGTGCTGGAAGACGATGATTTCCCACAGCAGCAAAACCTGCTGGAATCCCCGGTCAGTTTCCCCGACCTTGAAGACCACCAACCTGACCTGGCCCTGGAAGCGATCCGGGCCGCCCAGGAAGCGCAACAACAGTGA
- a CDS encoding YggS family pyridoxal phosphate-dependent enzyme, with protein MQLHEVGLDSWCRLPVWTDPTCFHLSRKGAWRSKVEHAVVRRCKLQLPVLLQDIERCARAVDRDPASVRLIAVSKGQPVAEIRDKVLKFGHHVLAENRGQELRDKLRELPDPQLEWHFIGPIQSNKIKYLSQVHMIHTLEDASQATELARHAAKWGRAPKLLIQVHNGEVQKHGCPPAEVPALLKTTRELGLDVEGLMVMAPYDQPEAARQVFRQVADLNAKLGLRELSMGMSDDYPHAIEAGSTLIRIGSAIFL; from the coding sequence ATGCAGTTGCATGAAGTGGGACTTGACAGCTGGTGTAGACTACCGGTATGGACCGATCCCACCTGTTTTCATCTTTCCAGGAAAGGGGCATGGCGCAGCAAGGTGGAACACGCTGTGGTCAGGAGGTGCAAATTGCAATTGCCTGTTTTGTTGCAGGACATTGAACGTTGTGCCAGGGCTGTGGACCGTGACCCTGCAAGTGTGCGTCTGATTGCTGTCAGCAAAGGCCAGCCTGTGGCTGAAATCCGAGACAAAGTGCTGAAGTTTGGACACCATGTTCTGGCAGAAAACCGGGGTCAGGAACTGCGGGACAAACTCAGGGAACTCCCTGATCCCCAGCTGGAATGGCATTTCATTGGTCCGATCCAGAGCAACAAGATCAAATACCTTTCCCAGGTGCACATGATTCACACCCTGGAGGATGCCAGTCAGGCCACCGAACTGGCCAGACATGCTGCAAAATGGGGAAGGGCACCCAAATTGCTCATTCAGGTGCATAATGGTGAGGTGCAAAAGCACGGCTGTCCTCCCGCTGAAGTCCCGGCATTGCTGAAGACCACACGGGAACTGGGTCTGGACGTGGAAGGCCTGATGGTGATGGCCCCGTACGACCAGCCTGAAGCGGCCAGACAGGTGTTTCGCCAGGTTGCAGACCTCAACGCCAAACTGGGCCTCAGGGAACTGAGCATGGGCATGAGTGACGATTATCCCCACGCCATTGAGGCCGGTTCTACGCTCATCCGGATAGGGAGTGCCATTTTTCTATGA
- a CDS encoding transposase: MQEVSIYRLTDEQWDTMLLGVPKLNVRDRHVFEAILHVLSTALPWQDMPEDFGITSRTAWNRYQKWQEQAIWEDLLCSFLGSFPVHMRLGWERTLREAALQRAQKFGTRKRPLVHEMAVVPVFVADN, from the coding sequence ATGCAAGAAGTCAGTATCTATCGGCTCACCGATGAACAATGGGACACCATGCTCCTGGGCGTCCCCAAGCTGAACGTGCGAGACCGCCATGTGTTCGAGGCGATTTTGCATGTCCTCAGCACCGCTCTCCCCTGGCAAGACATGCCCGAGGATTTTGGCATCACCTCGCGCACCGCCTGGAACAGATACCAGAAATGGCAGGAGCAAGCCATCTGGGAAGACCTCCTTTGCAGCTTTCTGGGTTCATTTCCGGTCCACATGCGTCTGGGCTGGGAACGCACCCTGCGGGAAGCCGCCCTGCAGCGTGCCCAGAAGTTCGGCACGCGCAAACGCCCTCTCGTGCACGAGATGGCCGTGGTTCCGGTTTTTGTGGCAGACAACTGA
- a CDS encoding glycoside hydrolase family 3 protein → MFLKSRATQLLTALLLTSAASAQAQDAVPYMDPKLPVEERVKDLLSRMSLEDKVGQMTQAERGNIKNLDDIGFYGFGSILSGGGSVPGDNSPEGWANMIDAFQRKALEAPLKIPMLYGIDAVHGHNNVYGATIFPHNIGLGATRDPELVKKIGAATAAEVYATGIRWTFSPCVCIARDERWGRTYESFGEDPEIATMMTSVIEGYQGDLGKPGTILATAKHYVGDGGTALDSSNTGNYSLDQGDTRISEEELRKIHLPPYKAAIEKGVGSIMASFSSFNGVKLHGHKYLLTDVLKNELGFKGFVISDWAGIDQISPDPAKNVREAINAGVDMVMEPNNYVRFTDTLTAEIKAGNIPMSRIDDAVSRILTQKFKLGLFENPFTDRSYFNQFGSQEHRDLARQAVRESLVLLKNEQVLPLKKDTARILVAGSNADDIGNQSGGWTMTWQGRSGDIIPGTTILQGIKSTVSASSKVDYVKWPEADEAKGYDLGIVVVGERPYAEGQGDKMDLSLGDGDRRAIQNVCAAMKCVVVVVSGRPQILTDDLPKMNALVAAWLPGSEGQGVADVLFGDFNFTGKLPISWPRNMDQLPINVGDKTYDPLFAYGFGLKY, encoded by the coding sequence ATGTTTCTCAAGTCCCGCGCCACCCAGCTTCTCACTGCCCTTTTATTGACCAGTGCAGCATCCGCTCAAGCCCAGGATGCTGTTCCTTACATGGACCCCAAACTGCCCGTGGAAGAACGGGTCAAAGACCTGCTCTCCAGAATGTCCCTGGAAGACAAGGTGGGCCAGATGACCCAGGCCGAACGGGGCAACATCAAAAACCTCGATGACATTGGGTTTTATGGTTTTGGTTCCATCCTCAGCGGTGGTGGGTCTGTTCCCGGAGACAACTCTCCTGAAGGCTGGGCCAACATGATCGACGCCTTCCAGAGAAAAGCCCTGGAAGCTCCGCTCAAAATCCCTATGCTGTACGGAATTGATGCTGTACACGGACACAACAACGTTTATGGGGCAACCATCTTCCCCCACAACATCGGACTGGGGGCCACCCGCGATCCAGAACTGGTCAAGAAGATCGGCGCAGCCACCGCAGCAGAAGTGTATGCCACCGGGATTCGCTGGACCTTCTCGCCCTGTGTGTGCATTGCCAGAGATGAACGCTGGGGCCGCACCTATGAATCCTTCGGGGAAGACCCAGAAATTGCCACCATGATGACCTCCGTCATTGAGGGCTATCAGGGAGACCTGGGCAAACCTGGAACCATTCTTGCCACCGCCAAGCACTATGTGGGCGATGGGGGCACAGCCCTGGACTCCAGCAACACCGGAAACTACAGTCTGGACCAGGGAGACACCCGCATCTCTGAAGAAGAACTGCGCAAGATTCACCTGCCCCCTTACAAGGCTGCCATTGAAAAAGGTGTGGGCAGCATCATGGCGTCTTTCTCCAGCTTCAACGGGGTGAAACTGCACGGCCACAAATACCTGCTGACCGATGTGCTGAAAAATGAACTGGGCTTCAAGGGCTTTGTGATTTCCGACTGGGCGGGCATCGACCAGATTTCCCCTGATCCTGCCAAAAACGTGCGAGAGGCCATCAACGCAGGCGTGGACATGGTGATGGAGCCCAACAACTACGTCCGTTTCACCGACACCCTCACAGCTGAAATCAAGGCAGGCAACATCCCCATGAGCCGCATTGATGACGCCGTGAGCCGCATCCTCACCCAGAAATTCAAACTGGGCCTCTTTGAGAACCCCTTCACAGACCGCTCTTACTTCAACCAGTTTGGCTCCCAGGAGCACCGCGATCTGGCCCGTCAGGCCGTGCGGGAATCCCTGGTGCTGCTGAAAAACGAGCAGGTGCTGCCCCTCAAGAAAGACACCGCCAGAATTCTGGTGGCAGGCAGCAACGCAGATGACATCGGCAACCAGTCGGGTGGCTGGACCATGACCTGGCAAGGCAGAAGCGGCGACATCATTCCCGGAACCACCATTTTGCAGGGCATCAAGAGCACCGTCAGTGCCAGCAGCAAGGTGGATTACGTGAAATGGCCTGAAGCCGACGAGGCCAAAGGCTACGATCTGGGCATCGTGGTGGTCGGTGAACGCCCCTACGCCGAAGGTCAGGGTGACAAGATGGACCTCAGCCTGGGAGACGGAGACCGCCGGGCCATCCAGAACGTCTGCGCTGCCATGAAGTGTGTGGTGGTGGTGGTGTCCGGTCGTCCCCAGATCCTCACCGATGACCTGCCCAAAATGAACGCTCTGGTTGCCGCATGGCTGCCCGGTTCTGAAGGCCAGGGCGTTGCAGATGTGCTGTTTGGAGATTTCAACTTCACCGGAAAACTGCCCATCAGCTGGCCCAGAAACATGGATCAATTGCCCATCAATGTGGGAGACAAGACCTACGATCCCCTGTTTGCTTATGGGTTTGGTTTGAAGTACTGA